In the genome of Notamacropus eugenii isolate mMacEug1 chromosome 5, mMacEug1.pri_v2, whole genome shotgun sequence, one region contains:
- the LOC140506366 gene encoding large ribosomal subunit protein eL42 has product MVNVPKTRRTYCKKCGKHQPHKVTQYKKGKDSLYAQGKRRYDRKQSGYGGQTKPIFRKKAKTTKKIVLRLECVEPNCRSKRMLAIKRCKHFELGGDKKRKGQVIQF; this is encoded by the coding sequence ATGGTGAACGTGCCCAAGACCCGGCGCACCTACTGCAAGAAGTGTGGCAAGCACCAGCCGCACAAGGTGACGCAGTACAAGAAGGGCAAGGACTCTCTGTACGCGCAGGGCAAGCGGCGCTACGACCGCAAGCAGAGCGGCTACGGCGGCCAGACCAAGCCCATCTTCCGCAAGAAGGCCAAGACCACCAAGAAGATCGTGCTGCGGCTCGAGTGCGTGGAGCCCAACTGCAGGTCCAAGAGGATGCTGGCCATCAAGCGCTGCAAGCACTTCGAGCTGGGAGGGGACAAGAAGAGGAAGGGACAAGTGATCCAGTTCTGA